In Rhizophagus irregularis chromosome 19, complete sequence, the following are encoded in one genomic region:
- a CDS encoding ATP-dependent Lon protease pim1 — protein sequence MAYIRNCLQIASKNLTGGAFSRSPITFNNCLNSTINKNSRNFLNQSNSHVSRSNISTLISHSVPQTSNSPILLLLQPLRYETQYQRAFSCSTSQKFFIFTRNYARNRSKSNDSKLNSNSGSGDNNSKNNSSESGENNNGNNGDDSSSNGNNGENSNGGNGNDNKGNGNKGDGSNKNNGNGSGDSNGPRSPFEGSIHRTLQVLETTLQKPSIPDVYPQVLAIPITRRPLFPGFYKAVVIKDPHVTASVKELMKRGQPYVGAFLLRDEEADVDIITNINQVYRVGVFAQITSVFPANGGQDENSLTAVLYPHRRIRIKELIPPLTTTNVSEAEIVSDSVQQTAVDEPPNLKPPPQQPKEKETQYATSFLEDYNVSLVNVENLNDESYNRKNQIVRAITSEIVAVFKDIATLNPLFRDQIANFSMSQSAGNVFEEPAKLADFAAAVSTGEPQELQEVLESLVIEERLQKALLVLKKELVNAQLQSKISKEVESKIAKRQREYYLMEQLKGIKKELGIESDGKDKLVEKFKEKADKLAMPEGVKKVFEEEINKLAHLEPAASEFNVTRNYLDWLTQVPWGLRSPENYNIKHAVTVLDEDHYGLQDVKDRILEFIAVGKLRGTVEGKILCFVGPPGVGKTSIGKSIARALSRQFYRFSVGGLTDVAEIKGHRRTYVGAMPGKVVQALKKVQTENPLILIDEVDKIGRGHQGDPASALLELLDPEQNSSFLDHYMDVPIDLSKVLFVCTANVVDTIPGPLLDRMEVIQLSGYVADEKVAIASKYLAPTAKDMAGLQNANVILKQDAIEALIKSYCRESGVRNLKKHIDKIYRKAALKIVKDIGEEELPPQELDNIEAESETPEKEKEKDKETTITSEPRKPLEVPSDVHVDITSENLKEYVGPPLWHSDRLYDNTPPGVAMGLAWTSMGGSALYVESTLESILTPTSTPSLSKTGQMGDVMKESSNIAYTFVKSLMARSYPENKFFERASIHLHVPEGATPKDGPSAGITMATSLLSLALNKSLDPTISMTGELTLTGKVLKIGGLREKAVAAKRSGVSTIIYPDSNISDWEELPENIKEGLNGIPVGWYDEVFKVAFGNVTNESAAKSWSKMIEPRTKVGEVINNKKEIAGIHGINSKKDNVLEVA from the exons ATGGCCTACATTCGAAATTGTTTACAGATTGCTTCCAAGAACCTTACAGGAGGCGCTTTCTCGCGCTCTCCAATAACGTTCAACAATTGCTTAAATtctactattaataaaaattcaagaaattttttaaatcagtCAAATTCTCACGTCTCGCGATCGAATATATCAACACTTATTTCACATTCAGTTCCACAAACTTCAAATTCTCCTATACTTCTTCTTTTACAACCTTTGCGCTATGAAACACAATATCAAAGGGCTTTTTCTTGTAGTACTAgtcaaaaattctttatttttacgCGAAATTATGCTCGTAATAGATCTAAATCAAATGATTCAAAATTGAATTCTAATTCTGGATCAGGTGATAATAATTCTAAGAACAATAGTTCTGAAAGTggtgaaaataataatggtaaCAATGGTGATGACTCTTCAAGTAATGGTAATAATGGTGAAAATTCTAATGGTGGTAATGGTAATGATAATAAAGGTAATGGAAACAAAGGTGATggatctaataaaaataatggaaatggATCAGGAGATAGTAATGGACCTCGTTCGCCATTTGAAGGTAGTATTCATAGGACTCTTCAAGTATTAGAAACAACATTACAAAAACCTTCTATACCGGATGTTTATCCACAAGTATTGGCTATACCAATAACTCGTCGCCCATTATTCCCTGGATTTTATAAAGCTGTTGTAATTAAGGATCCTCATGTCACGGCTTCCGTTAAAGAGTTGATGAAACGTGGACAACCTTACGTAGGAGCATTTCTTTTAAGAGATGAGGAAGCGGATGTCGACATAATAACAAACATTAATCAAGTTTATAGAGTGGGGGTTTTTGCCCAAATTACCAGCGTTTTTCCTGCTAATGGTGGGCAagatgaaaattctttaacgGCTGTCTTATACCCTCATCGACGTATTCGTATTAAGGAACTTATACCTCCTTTAACAACAACAAATGTTTCGGAGGCTGAGATCGTCTCTGATTCAGTACAACAAACTGCTGTTGATGAGCCACCTAATTTGAAACCTCCACCACAACAACCTAaag AAAAAGAGACTCAATATGCTACGTCTTTTCTTGAAGATTATAATGTTTCACTTGTTAACGTTGAAAACCTCAATGATGAATCATACAACAGAAAAAACCAAATTGTTCGCGCTATAACTTCGGAAATTGTAGCCGTATTTAAAGATATAGCTACATTAAATCCACTTTTTCGGGATCAAATTGCTAATTTTTCAATGTCTCAATCCGCCGGAAATGTATTTGAGGAACCTGCAAAACTTGCTGATTTTGCTGCCGCAGTTTCAACTGGTGAACCACAAGAATTACAAGAAGTACTTGAAAGTTTGGTTATCGAAGAACGTTTACAGAAAGCTTTACTTGTTCTTAAAAAGGAATTAGTAAATGCTCAATTACAAAGCAAAATTAGTAAAGAAGTAGAATCGAAAATTGCTAAACGTCAAAGAGAATATTATTTGATGGAACAATTGAAGGGAATTAAGAAAGAATTAGGTATTGAATCGGATGGAAAAGATAAACTTGTGGAGAAATTTAAGGAGAAAGCAGATAAGCTTGCGATGCCAGAAGGTGTAAAGAAAGTTTTTGAAGAG gAAATCAATAAACTTGCTCATTTGGAACCTGCAGCTTCCGAATTCAATGTGACTCGTAACTATCTTGATTGGCTCACTCAAGTTCCCTGGGGTTTAAGATCCCCGGAAAACTATAATATCAAACATGCTGTTACGGTACTCGATGAAGATCATTATGGTCTTCAAGATGTAAAAGATAGGATCTTGGAATTCATTGCTGTTGGTAAATTAAGGGGTACCGTCGAAGGGAAAATATTGTGCTTTGTTGGACCTCCTG GTGTTGGAAAAACTTCTATTGGAAAGTCAATTGCAAGAGCTCTTTCCCGTCAATTCTATCGTTTTAGTGTAGGCGGTCTTACTGATGTCGCCGAAATCAAAGGTCATCGACGTACATATGTTGGAGCAATGCCTGGCAAGGTTGTTCAAGCATTAAAGAAGGTGCAAACTGAGAATCCATTGATTCTTATCGATGAag ttgacAAAATTGGTAGAGGACATCAAGGTGATCCAGCTTCCGCACTTTTAGAACTTCTTGACCCTGAACAGAATTCATCATTTTTGGATCATTATATGGATGTTCCAATAGATCTTTCAAAAGTGCTTTTTGTTTGTACAGCGAATGTAGTAGATACAATACCAGGACCATTACTTGATCGTATGGAAGTAATACAACTTTCTGGATATGTAGCTGATGAAAAAGTTGCTATTGCTTCTAAATATTTAGCACCAACTGCAAAAGATATGGCTGGTTTGCAAAATGCTAATGTTATACTTAAACAAGATGCTATTGAagcattaattaaatcatattgtcGAGAAAGTGGTGTTCGTAATCTTAAAAAACATATTGACAAAATTTACCGCAAAGCAGCTCTAAAGATAGTAAAGGATATCGGCGAAGAAGAATTGCCTCCACAAGAACTTGATAATATCGAGGCAGAATCCGAAACTCCtgaaaaggaaaaggaaaaggaCAAAGAAACAACTATCACATCTGAACCACGTAAACCTTTGGAAGTTCCTTCAGATGTTCATGTTGATATTACTTCTGAAAATTTGAAGGAATACGTAGGACCCCCTCTATGGCATTCAGATCGCCTATATGATAATACACCACCTGGTGTTGCCATGGGCTTGGCTTGGACAAGTATGG GTGGTTCCGCATTATATGTTGAATCCACACTTGAGTCTATCCTTACTCCAACATCAACTCCTTCTCTTTCAAAAACTGGACAAATGGGTGATGTAATGAAGGAATCTTCAAACATTGCGTACACATTTGTAAAAAGCTTAATGGCTCGGTCATACCcggaaaataaattttttgaaagagCTTCTATACATCTTCATGTACCAGAAGGCGCAACTCCAAAGGATG GTCCTTCTGCTGGTATTACCATGGCAACTTCACTTCTTTCTCTCGCGCTTAATAAGTCACTTGATCCGACTATTTCAATGACTGGTGAACTTACGCTTACCggaaaagttttgaaaatcgGAGGACTTCGTGAGAAAGCTGTAGCAGCTAAAAGATCAGGAGTATCCACTATAATTTATCCTGATTCAAATATTAGTGATTGGGAAGAATTAcctgaaaatattaaagaaggtCTTAATGGTATACCTGTAGGGTGGTATGATGAAGTTTTTAAAGTAGCATTTGGAAATGTAACAAATGAATCCGCTGCTAAATCGTGGTCGAAAATGATAGAACCTAGAACTAAAGTTGGTGAGGTTATCAAtaataagaaagaaattgCAGGAATTCATGGCATCAATAGCAAGAAAGATAATGTATTGGAAGTTGCATGA
- a CDS encoding rRNA-processing protein fcf1, with protein MGKAKKTRKFAEVKRLINPADSRLKSIQEKQKKRQEEKTKESVRNVPQVASSLFFRYNTALGPPYRVMVDTNFINFSIQNKLELVRSMMDCLYAKCIPCITDCVMAELEKLGPKYRIALRVARDPRFERLPCMHKGTYADDCLVQRVSQHKCYIVATCDRDLKRRIRKIPGIPIMYISKRRYTIERLPEAYGAPA; from the exons atg gGGAAAGCAAAGAAAACGAGAAAATTTGCCGAAGTAAAACGATTGATAAATCCGGCCGATTCAAGACT TAAATCTATAcaagaaaaacaaaagaagAGACAGGAAGAAAAAACTAAAGAATCTGTTCGTAAtgt accGCAGGTAGCTTCGTCGTTATTCTTTAGATATAATACAGCACTTGGTCCACCTTATCGAGTAATGGTggatacaaattttattaatttctcaaTTCAAAATAAGCTGGAACTTGTACGGTCGATGATGGACTGCTTATATGCCAAAT GTATCCCATGTATCACTGATTGTGTAATGGCAGAATTAGAGAAATTAGGGCCAAAATATAGAATCGCATTGAG GGTTGCTCGTGATCCAAGATTTGAAAGATTACCGTGTATGCATAAGGGAACATATGCTGATGACTGCCTTGTACAGCGTGTATCTCAA catAAATGTTACATAGTGGCAACGTGTGATCGAGATTTGAAGCGCCGCATTCGTAAGATTCCCGGTATCCCAATCATGTATATTTCAAAAAGAAGATATACAATAGAAAGATTACCAGAAGCTTATGGTGCTCCTGCTTAA